From a region of the Halolamina sp. CBA1230 genome:
- the cyaB gene encoding class IV adenylate cyclase, producing MYEVELKVEADHGAVRAALDDAGAEPVDHVRQVDTYYDAPHREFAETDEALRLREETDLDAEETTTAMTYKGPLVEAASKTREEYETGVDDGDAAAGILDGLGFEPAATVEKERERFALDGYTVTLDAVEGLGSFVEIEREAAESDIEQVRTGAQELLRDLGLDPDEQIRSSYLGLLLADDAQ from the coding sequence ATGTACGAGGTCGAACTCAAAGTCGAAGCCGACCACGGGGCCGTCCGGGCGGCGCTCGACGACGCCGGCGCCGAACCCGTCGACCACGTCCGCCAGGTCGACACGTACTACGATGCGCCCCACCGCGAGTTCGCCGAAACCGACGAGGCGCTGCGGCTGCGCGAGGAGACCGATCTCGACGCCGAGGAGACGACGACGGCGATGACGTACAAGGGGCCGCTCGTCGAGGCAGCGTCGAAGACCCGCGAGGAGTACGAGACCGGCGTCGACGACGGCGACGCCGCCGCGGGCATCCTCGACGGGCTGGGGTTCGAGCCGGCCGCGACCGTCGAGAAGGAGCGCGAACGGTTCGCGCTGGACGGCTACACCGTCACGCTCGACGCGGTCGAGGGGCTGGGGTCGTTCGTCGAGATCGAACGCGAGGCGGCCGAGTCCGACATCGAGCAGGTCCGGACGGGCGCACAGGAACTGCTCCGGGATCTGGGACTGGACCCCGACGAGCAGATCCGCAGCTCCTACCTCGGCCTGCTGCTCGCCGATGATGCGCAGTAG
- a CDS encoding thioredoxin family protein gives MSEAEPPESTLSTLQPDPMWNTAAHEDVVDALGADGLTFRVWGGDWCGDCRQQLPAFAAALEAAGVPDERIHAHAVERVDGEKVGEAVEEYGIELIPTVIVEKEGEGIARFVESEDRPIAAYLAEEIDA, from the coding sequence ATGAGCGAAGCCGAACCACCCGAATCGACGCTCTCGACGCTCCAGCCCGACCCGATGTGGAACACCGCGGCCCACGAGGACGTCGTCGACGCGCTCGGCGCCGACGGCCTCACGTTCCGGGTCTGGGGCGGCGACTGGTGTGGCGACTGCCGCCAGCAGCTCCCCGCGTTCGCGGCGGCGCTCGAGGCCGCGGGCGTGCCCGACGAGCGGATCCACGCCCACGCGGTCGAGCGCGTGGACGGCGAGAAAGTCGGAGAGGCCGTCGAGGAGTACGGAATCGAGCTGATCCCGACCGTGATCGTCGAGAAGGAGGGTGAGGGGATCGCCCGCTTCGTCGAGAGCGAGGACCGACCGATCGCGGCGTACCTCGCCGAGGAAATCGACGCGTAG
- a CDS encoding tRNA sulfurtransferase: MQQSPDLAVVRYGEAGIKSDKVRGQMLDRLAANVRAILDDRSISGEVERRWSRVLIRAPEDADFAADEAARAAADAFGVVSTRPAITTAPEADALAAAAVALAEDHPEGATFAVRANRAGPPETHPFTSQEVASEVGAAIGEATGADVDLDDPDRAYRLDIRENEAFVSVTEYDGPGGLPVGTQGKTVVLFSGGLDSPVAAWELFKRGLEVVPVYLDLGDYGGADHLARAVETAETVARSAPHVDARLRVVPAGDLVDDLVAATGATRMLSLRRAMLRVAEAVADDVDAHSIATGESIGQKSSQTGPNVRVTDAAANLPVHRPLLTRDKPEIVAQAREIGTFVDATTNVGCERVAPDYPETNATRSEVEAAEPEDLLDRAAALADERYVVD; this comes from the coding sequence GTGCAGCAGTCACCGGACCTCGCCGTCGTGCGCTACGGCGAGGCAGGCATCAAGAGCGACAAAGTTCGCGGGCAGATGCTCGACCGCCTCGCCGCGAACGTGCGGGCGATCCTCGACGACCGATCGATCTCCGGCGAGGTCGAGCGCCGCTGGTCGCGGGTGCTGATCCGCGCGCCCGAGGACGCCGATTTCGCCGCCGACGAGGCCGCCCGTGCGGCCGCCGACGCGTTCGGCGTCGTCTCGACGCGACCCGCGATCACGACCGCGCCCGAAGCCGACGCGCTCGCGGCGGCGGCGGTCGCGCTGGCCGAGGATCACCCCGAGGGCGCGACGTTCGCGGTCCGCGCGAACCGCGCCGGCCCGCCGGAGACCCACCCGTTCACGAGCCAGGAGGTCGCGAGCGAGGTCGGTGCCGCGATCGGCGAGGCGACCGGCGCCGACGTGGATCTCGACGACCCCGACCGCGCCTACCGGCTAGACATCCGCGAGAACGAGGCGTTCGTCTCCGTCACCGAGTACGACGGCCCCGGCGGGCTCCCCGTCGGCACGCAAGGGAAGACGGTCGTGCTGTTCTCCGGCGGGCTCGACTCCCCCGTCGCGGCGTGGGAGCTGTTCAAACGCGGGCTGGAGGTGGTTCCGGTCTACCTCGATCTCGGGGATTACGGCGGCGCGGACCACCTCGCCCGCGCGGTCGAGACCGCCGAGACGGTCGCGCGCTCGGCGCCCCACGTCGACGCTCGGCTGCGGGTCGTTCCGGCGGGCGACCTCGTCGACGACCTCGTCGCGGCGACGGGAGCGACGCGGATGCTCTCGCTCCGGCGCGCGATGCTCCGGGTCGCGGAGGCGGTCGCCGACGACGTGGACGCCCACTCGATCGCCACGGGGGAGTCGATCGGACAGAAATCCTCCCAGACCGGGCCGAACGTCCGCGTCACCGACGCCGCCGCGAACCTGCCGGTCCACCGCCCGCTGCTGACCCGGGACAAACCGGAGATCGTCGCGCAGGCCCGCGAGATCGGCACGTTCGTCGACGCGACGACCAACGTGGGCTGTGAGCGCGTCGCGCCCGACTACCCCGAGACGAACGCGACGCGCTCCGAGGTCGAGGCCGCCGAGCCCGAGGACCTGCTCGACCGCGCGGCCGCGCTCGCAGACGAGCGCTACGTCGTCGACTGA
- a CDS encoding methionine adenosyltransferase: protein MTRNIQVSELDRRAVEDQQVEIVERKGIGHPDSICDGIAESVSRALSQLYLDRVGKVLHYNTDETQLAAGRAAPAYGGGEVIEPIYILIVGRATKSYERDGVTVELPVDSTALAAAREYLAEQIPELEYGTDVVVDIQLGEGSGDLQDVFGEEEVQVPMANDTSYGVGHAPLTETETIVHEIERGLNGEYAAENPEVGPDVKVMGKREGDSIDVTVAVAMIDKYVENLEAYKAAVEEVRAYAERVARDHTDREVSVEVNTADDYEEGSVYLTVTGTSAEQGDDGSVGRGNRANGLITPNRPMSMEATSGKNPVNHIGKIYNLLSTATAEDVVAEVDGIRDLQLRLLSQIGRPIDEPHVADAQVVTEEGVDVADIEEEVGAIVDDNLANVTEITREAIEGDISTF, encoded by the coding sequence ATGACGCGGAACATTCAGGTCTCCGAACTCGACCGGCGCGCGGTCGAGGACCAGCAGGTCGAGATCGTCGAGCGAAAGGGGATCGGTCACCCCGACTCTATCTGCGACGGGATCGCGGAGAGCGTCTCGCGGGCGCTCTCGCAGCTCTACCTCGACCGCGTGGGGAAGGTGCTCCACTACAACACCGACGAGACCCAGCTCGCGGCGGGGCGTGCGGCGCCGGCGTACGGCGGCGGCGAAGTGATCGAACCGATCTACATCCTGATCGTCGGTCGCGCGACCAAGAGCTACGAACGCGACGGGGTAACCGTCGAACTCCCCGTCGACTCGACGGCGCTGGCGGCCGCCCGGGAGTACCTCGCCGAGCAGATCCCCGAACTCGAGTACGGGACGGACGTGGTCGTCGACATCCAGCTCGGCGAGGGGAGCGGCGACCTGCAGGACGTGTTCGGCGAGGAGGAGGTCCAGGTGCCGATGGCCAACGACACCTCCTACGGCGTCGGCCACGCCCCACTCACCGAAACGGAGACGATCGTCCACGAGATCGAGCGGGGGCTCAACGGCGAGTACGCCGCGGAGAACCCCGAGGTCGGCCCGGACGTGAAGGTGATGGGGAAACGCGAGGGCGACTCGATCGACGTGACCGTCGCCGTCGCGATGATCGACAAGTACGTCGAGAACCTCGAGGCGTACAAGGCCGCGGTCGAGGAGGTACGGGCCTACGCCGAGCGCGTCGCCCGCGACCACACGGACCGCGAGGTCAGCGTCGAGGTCAACACCGCCGACGATTACGAGGAGGGTTCGGTGTACCTCACCGTCACGGGTACCTCCGCCGAGCAGGGCGACGACGGCTCCGTCGGCCGTGGGAACCGCGCCAACGGCCTCATCACCCCCAACCGCCCGATGAGCATGGAGGCCACCTCCGGGAAGAACCCCGTCAACCACATCGGGAAGATCTACAACCTCCTCTCGACGGCGACCGCGGAGGACGTGGTCGCGGAGGTCGACGGGATCCGCGATCTCCAGCTCCGCCTGCTCTCCCAGATCGGTCGCCCGATCGACGAGCCCCACGTCGCCGACGCCCAGGTCGTCACGGAGGAGGGCGTCGACGTGGCCGACATCGAGGAGGAAGTGGGCGCGATCGTCGACGACAACCTCGCGAACGTGACCGAGATCACCCGCGAGGCGATCGAGGGCGACATCTCGACGTTCTGA
- a CDS encoding thioredoxin domain-containing protein yields the protein MTEPVSGRNRLDEEASPYLQQHADNPVNWQPWDESALEEARERDVPIFLSVGYSACHWCHVMAEESFEDEQVAEVLNEEFVPIKVDREERPDLDRVYQTVCQLVTGGGGWPLSAFLTPEGKPFYVGTYFPPEPQPGRNVPGFEQLCRQIADSWSDPEQRGEMENRAEQWTSAARDRMEPAESPDGESAPPSTDILDDAAAAAIRGADRQHGGFGQGGPKFPHPGRVELLLRVASLSDDPEPLTVAENALNAMGSGGLYDHLGGGFHRYCVDEDWTVPHFEKMAYDNATIPAAFLAGYSATGRERYADVVGETLDFVERELSHPEGGFFSTLDARSETPEARLDEGEDPDREEGAFYVWTPAEVRDLLDEPAATLFCRRYGVVAGGNFEGGTSVLNETVPVAELVGAEIEVAGETVEAPDDADEIHDLLADARERLFAAREERPRPPRDEKVLAGWNGLLIETFARSGFVLDDDARIERARSALSFVREQLWDADEGHLSRRFKDGQVGIDGALEDYAFLGRGAFELYQATGDVAPLAFALDLAEAISESFYDPEDGTLYLASSESEELVARPQELTDQSTPSSVGAAVSLLLDLDHFTDEDLGSVARETLATHRGRIEASPVEHGTLAMAADTAERGSLELTVAAEELPDEWRGTLADHYLPGAVVARRPPTEAGLQDWLDELGLDEAPPIWADREARDGEPTVYACRSFTCSPPETDLATALDWVEENL from the coding sequence ATGACTGAACCCGTCAGCGGCCGGAACCGACTCGACGAGGAGGCCAGCCCGTACCTCCAGCAGCACGCCGACAACCCCGTGAACTGGCAGCCGTGGGACGAGAGCGCGCTCGAGGAGGCCCGCGAGCGCGACGTCCCCATCTTCCTCTCGGTGGGCTACTCGGCCTGCCACTGGTGTCACGTGATGGCCGAGGAGTCCTTCGAGGACGAGCAGGTCGCGGAGGTCCTGAACGAGGAGTTCGTCCCGATCAAGGTCGACCGCGAGGAGCGGCCGGATCTCGACCGCGTCTACCAGACGGTCTGCCAACTGGTGACCGGCGGCGGCGGGTGGCCGCTCTCGGCCTTCTTGACCCCCGAGGGGAAGCCGTTCTACGTCGGGACGTACTTCCCGCCCGAACCACAGCCGGGGCGCAACGTCCCCGGCTTCGAACAGCTCTGCCGGCAGATCGCCGATTCGTGGTCGGACCCTGAACAGCGCGGGGAGATGGAGAACCGCGCCGAGCAGTGGACGTCGGCGGCGCGGGACCGCATGGAACCCGCCGAGTCACCGGACGGGGAATCGGCGCCGCCGAGCACCGACATCCTCGACGACGCCGCGGCGGCGGCGATCCGCGGCGCCGACCGCCAGCACGGCGGGTTCGGCCAGGGCGGCCCGAAGTTCCCCCACCCGGGCCGGGTCGAACTCCTCCTTCGGGTGGCGTCGCTGTCGGACGACCCAGAGCCGCTGACGGTCGCGGAGAACGCGCTGAACGCGATGGGGAGCGGCGGGCTGTACGACCACCTCGGCGGCGGGTTCCACCGCTACTGCGTCGACGAGGACTGGACCGTCCCACACTTCGAGAAGATGGCGTACGACAACGCGACGATCCCGGCGGCCTTTCTCGCGGGCTACAGCGCGACGGGTCGGGAGCGCTACGCCGACGTCGTGGGGGAGACGCTCGACTTCGTCGAACGCGAACTCTCCCACCCCGAGGGCGGCTTTTTCAGCACCCTCGACGCACGGAGCGAGACACCCGAGGCACGGCTCGATGAGGGCGAGGATCCCGACCGCGAGGAGGGGGCGTTCTACGTCTGGACGCCCGCGGAGGTCCGCGACCTGCTCGACGAGCCGGCGGCGACGCTGTTCTGCCGGCGCTACGGCGTCGTCGCGGGCGGCAACTTCGAGGGCGGCACGAGCGTGCTGAACGAGACCGTCCCGGTCGCGGAGCTGGTCGGCGCCGAGATCGAGGTGGCAGGCGAGACGGTCGAGGCGCCCGACGACGCGGACGAGATCCACGACCTGCTCGCCGACGCCCGCGAACGGCTGTTCGCGGCCCGCGAGGAGCGCCCGCGCCCGCCCCGGGACGAGAAGGTGCTGGCGGGCTGGAACGGCCTGCTGATCGAGACGTTCGCTCGGTCGGGGTTCGTACTGGACGACGACGCTCGCATCGAACGTGCCCGCTCGGCGCTTTCGTTCGTCCGCGAACAGCTCTGGGACGCCGACGAGGGGCATCTCTCTCGGCGGTTCAAGGACGGACAGGTAGGGATCGACGGCGCGCTCGAGGACTACGCGTTCCTCGGCCGTGGCGCGTTCGAACTGTACCAGGCCACCGGCGACGTGGCGCCGCTCGCGTTCGCGCTCGACCTCGCGGAAGCCATCTCGGAGTCGTTCTACGACCCGGAGGACGGGACGCTCTACCTCGCCTCCAGCGAGAGCGAGGAGCTGGTCGCCCGACCGCAGGAGCTCACCGACCAGTCCACGCCCTCGAGTGTCGGCGCTGCGGTATCGCTGCTGCTCGATCTGGATCACTTCACCGACGAGGACCTCGGCAGCGTGGCGCGGGAGACGCTCGCGACCCACCGCGGCCGGATCGAGGCCAGCCCCGTGGAGCACGGTACGCTCGCGATGGCCGCCGACACGGCCGAGCGCGGGTCGCTCGAACTCACGGTCGCTGCCGAGGAACTGCCCGACGAGTGGCGCGGGACGCTCGCGGACCACTACCTGCCGGGTGCGGTCGTCGCCCGGCGGCCGCCGACCGAAGCCGGACTGCAGGACTGGCTCGACGAGCTCGGCCTCGACGAGGCGCCGCCGATCTGGGCCGACCGCGAGGCCCGCGACGGCGAGCCGACCGTGTACGCCTGTCGCTCCTTCACCTGCTCGCCGCCGGAGACGGATCTCGCGACGGCGCTCGACTGGGTCGAGGAGAACCTCTAA
- a CDS encoding CNNM domain-containing protein, translating into MQTFELTARLLAGVGLILANGFFVAIEFALTRARQFSKQEFLGDGESSALQRAWEMTNDLELYLTTCQVGITASSIAVGIVAEPALAAIFEPIFQGSALAGVGAGAFIAFLIINLVHLTHGEQTPTYLGVERSRLVCKYGATPLYWCNRAILPIIKLGDWVAKGTLGLFGIEMTGAWLEAEEDAIESRADLHKRLGSVLSQGEMSEERREEVLNALTIGDQQVNDVMVPTEDVVTLSTEVDTEENFRRMEEHPHTRYPLIGEDVQDFRGIVYFPMLARYRDSVADGDIDFTNLSAPPMTISHDTNVSDAIDQFQVESQELAFVLEDGEVVGMVTVTDLLESITGEMEDPIDGLDDA; encoded by the coding sequence ATGCAGACGTTCGAACTCACGGCCAGGCTTCTCGCTGGGGTGGGGCTCATCCTCGCGAACGGGTTCTTCGTCGCGATCGAGTTCGCCCTCACCCGCGCCCGACAGTTCTCGAAGCAGGAGTTCCTCGGCGACGGCGAGAGCAGCGCGCTCCAGCGCGCCTGGGAGATGACCAACGACCTCGAACTGTACCTCACCACCTGTCAGGTGGGGATCACCGCCTCCAGTATCGCGGTGGGTATCGTCGCCGAGCCCGCGCTGGCGGCCATCTTCGAACCGATCTTCCAGGGGAGCGCGCTAGCCGGCGTCGGCGCGGGCGCCTTCATCGCGTTCCTCATCATCAACCTCGTCCACCTCACCCACGGCGAGCAGACGCCGACGTATCTCGGCGTCGAGCGCTCCCGGCTGGTCTGTAAGTACGGCGCGACGCCGCTGTACTGGTGTAACCGTGCCATCCTCCCGATCATCAAGCTGGGCGACTGGGTCGCGAAGGGGACGCTGGGCCTGTTCGGCATCGAGATGACCGGTGCGTGGCTGGAGGCCGAGGAGGACGCCATCGAGTCCCGCGCGGACCTCCACAAGCGACTGGGGTCGGTGCTCTCGCAGGGCGAGATGTCCGAGGAGCGCCGCGAGGAGGTGCTGAACGCGCTCACGATCGGCGATCAGCAGGTCAACGACGTGATGGTGCCCACCGAGGACGTCGTCACGCTCTCCACCGAAGTCGACACCGAGGAGAACTTCCGCCGGATGGAGGAGCACCCCCACACGCGCTACCCGCTGATCGGCGAGGACGTGCAGGACTTCCGCGGAATCGTCTACTTCCCGATGCTCGCGCGGTACCGTGACAGCGTCGCCGACGGCGATATCGACTTCACCAACCTCTCGGCACCGCCGATGACGATATCCCACGACACGAACGTCAGCGACGCCATCGACCAGTTCCAGGTCGAGAGCCAGGAGCTCGCGTTCGTGCTGGAGGACGGCGAGGTCGTCGGGATGGTGACGGTGACGGACCTGCTCGAGTCGATCACCGGCGAGATGGAGGACCCGATCGACGGGTTGGACGACGCCTGA
- a CDS encoding DUF5804 family protein — protein MAQVCLLGELESDLRYELLSRETAREALSTYALREPYANSLALDTVSIGAAVSLLNDLNWYLVRFVRTPLVQSDSVSETEWLSRDLATAIRDGDIDPAETGELLQVYGVEDSRPQDPVFVEREGDWTPEREGYDEVLVVRVTEDEFDG, from the coding sequence ATGGCGCAGGTCTGTCTGCTGGGCGAACTCGAGAGCGACCTCCGGTACGAACTGCTCTCCCGGGAGACCGCCCGCGAAGCGCTCTCGACGTACGCGCTGCGGGAGCCGTACGCGAACAGCCTCGCGCTCGACACCGTCTCCATCGGCGCCGCCGTCTCGCTGCTGAACGATCTGAACTGGTATCTCGTCCGCTTCGTCCGGACGCCGCTGGTACAGTCGGACTCCGTCTCCGAGACCGAGTGGCTCTCCCGCGACCTCGCAACCGCGATCCGTGACGGCGACATCGACCCCGCGGAGACCGGTGAACTCCTCCAAGTGTACGGAGTCGAGGACAGTCGCCCCCAGGACCCTGTCTTCGTCGAACGTGAGGGCGATTGGACACCCGAGCGCGAGGGGTACGACGAGGTGCTGGTGGTTCGCGTGACCGAAGACGAGTTCGACGGTTAA
- a CDS encoding peptidylprolyl isomerase: MSENEADAETEAEAAEESEQTQSGIQEGDFVRIDYNVRTVSDDRVVDTTRKDVAEEAGIDDDEYDFSPRIIVVGEGHVFPGVDDALIGSEVGDEGTVEIDAEDGFGEYDQEEVRTVSSSKLDEENRRPGSQVQIDGEQGYVERVIGGRARVDFNHPLAGEDLEYEYEIVDVVDDDEEKAAGLLGMYLQMEPDLRIETETVEEEVTVEDEDGEETTETEEVEQRTLYIEATQQMQMNQQWMFQKSQVAQELMDRLDLDRVVVEEVFDGSGGGMMGGMGGMMGGMGGAEELEEELEDIEGDLEDADVDAEEIVDELDEE, encoded by the coding sequence ATGAGCGAAAACGAAGCCGACGCCGAGACCGAGGCCGAGGCGGCCGAGGAGTCCGAACAGACCCAGTCCGGGATCCAGGAGGGTGACTTCGTCCGTATCGACTACAACGTCCGCACCGTGAGCGACGACCGCGTCGTCGACACGACCCGGAAGGACGTCGCCGAGGAGGCCGGCATCGACGACGACGAGTACGACTTCTCCCCGCGCATCATCGTCGTCGGCGAGGGCCACGTGTTCCCGGGCGTCGACGACGCGCTGATCGGCAGCGAGGTCGGCGACGAAGGCACCGTGGAGATCGACGCCGAGGACGGGTTCGGCGAGTACGACCAGGAGGAGGTCCGCACCGTCAGCTCCTCGAAGCTGGACGAGGAGAACCGCCGCCCCGGCTCACAGGTCCAGATCGACGGCGAGCAGGGGTACGTCGAGCGAGTGATCGGCGGGCGCGCCCGCGTCGACTTCAACCACCCGCTGGCGGGTGAGGATCTCGAGTACGAGTACGAGATCGTCGACGTCGTCGACGACGACGAGGAGAAGGCCGCCGGCCTGCTGGGGATGTACCTCCAGATGGAGCCGGACCTGCGCATCGAGACCGAGACGGTCGAGGAGGAGGTCACCGTCGAGGACGAGGACGGCGAGGAGACCACCGAGACCGAGGAGGTCGAGCAGCGTACCCTCTACATCGAGGCGACCCAGCAGATGCAGATGAACCAGCAGTGGATGTTCCAGAAGAGCCAGGTCGCCCAGGAGCTGATGGACCGTCTGGACCTCGACCGCGTGGTCGTCGAGGAGGTCTTCGACGGCAGCGGCGGCGGCATGATGGGCGGCATGGGCGGTATGATGGGCGGCATGGGCGGCGCCGAGGAGCTCGAAGAGGAGCTCGAGGACATCGAGGGCGACCTCGAGGACGCCGACGTCGACGCCGAGGAGATCGTCGACGAGCTCGACGAGGAGTAA
- a CDS encoding dual specificity protein phosphatase family protein: MSDHSTDADWEFLRPIGDVADDPILAPLDHRGLYLGNRHAADPERHGRRFAAVVSVSTDAYPLTTHHRPLTDGEGNDWRAFAAALDAVRRLARREGDVLVHCKAGVSRSATVLATAVAAGSGGSFRDGLVTVERARPQAVPHPALVELGVVYLAANG, encoded by the coding sequence ATGAGTGACCACTCGACCGACGCCGACTGGGAGTTCCTCCGTCCGATCGGCGACGTCGCCGACGACCCGATCCTCGCACCGCTGGACCACCGCGGCCTCTACCTCGGCAACCGTCACGCCGCCGACCCCGAGCGCCACGGCCGTCGGTTCGCTGCCGTGGTCTCCGTCTCGACCGACGCGTATCCCCTGACTACGCACCACCGTCCGCTCACCGACGGCGAGGGGAACGACTGGAGAGCGTTCGCGGCCGCCCTCGACGCGGTCAGACGCCTCGCCCGCCGGGAGGGCGACGTGCTGGTCCACTGCAAGGCCGGCGTCAGCAGGAGCGCCACGGTGCTGGCGACGGCCGTCGCCGCCGGGTCGGGTGGATCGTTTCGCGACGGTCTCGTGACCGTCGAACGGGCTCGCCCGCAGGCGGTTCCGCACCCAGCACTGGTCGAACTCGGCGTCGTCTACCTCGCGGCGAACGGGTAG
- a CDS encoding PLP-dependent cysteine synthase family protein, with protein MDANVIDAIGSPLVEVASPVGTVAAKLESKNPGGSAKDRPALYMIRAAEESGELGEGDAIVEPTSGNTGIGLAMIGAVKGYDVRIVIPESKSPERRRIMRAYGADIEMVDGDIGDARDRADELEATGEYVQVRQFENAANPRAHYETTGPEILDQVDREVDAFVAGVGTGGTLTGTSRRLREAFPAMEVVAVEPAGNAVLSGGESGADEYQGMGPGFVSPNLDVELIDAVETVGLETAERECRCLASEEGILVGQSSGAANVAARRTAKQLAEAGVDDPLVVTVFPDGGERYMSTGLFEAEDAEDCQWQCED; from the coding sequence ATGGACGCGAACGTGATCGACGCCATCGGGTCGCCGCTGGTCGAGGTGGCGTCGCCGGTCGGCACCGTCGCCGCCAAACTGGAGTCGAAGAACCCCGGCGGCTCCGCGAAGGACCGGCCGGCGCTGTACATGATCCGGGCCGCCGAGGAGTCCGGCGAACTCGGCGAGGGCGATGCTATCGTCGAGCCCACCAGCGGCAACACCGGGATCGGGCTCGCGATGATCGGCGCGGTGAAGGGGTACGACGTGCGGATCGTCATCCCGGAGTCGAAGTCGCCCGAACGGCGGCGGATCATGCGCGCCTACGGCGCCGACATCGAGATGGTCGACGGCGACATCGGCGACGCCCGCGACCGCGCCGACGAACTCGAAGCGACCGGCGAGTACGTCCAGGTCCGGCAGTTCGAGAACGCCGCCAACCCCCGCGCACACTACGAGACGACGGGCCCGGAGATCCTCGACCAGGTCGACCGCGAGGTCGACGCGTTCGTCGCCGGCGTCGGCACCGGCGGCACGCTGACGGGGACGAGCCGTCGGCTCCGCGAGGCGTTCCCCGCGATGGAGGTCGTCGCGGTCGAACCCGCGGGGAACGCCGTGCTCTCGGGGGGCGAGTCCGGCGCCGACGAGTATCAGGGGATGGGGCCGGGGTTCGTCTCGCCGAACCTCGACGTGGAGCTGATCGACGCGGTGGAGACTGTCGGTCTGGAGACCGCAGAGCGGGAGTGTCGCTGTCTGGCCAGCGAGGAGGGGATCCTCGTGGGGCAGTCCAGCGGCGCCGCGAACGTCGCCGCCCGACGAACCGCCAAGCAGCTCGCTGAGGCGGGTGTCGACGACCCCCTCGTGGTGACGGTGTTCCCCGACGGCGGCGAGCGCTACATGTCGACGGGGCTGTTCGAGGCCGAGGACGCCGAGGACTGCCAGTGGCAGTGTGAGGATTAA